A section of the Ogataea parapolymorpha DL-1 chromosome II, whole genome shotgun sequence genome encodes:
- a CDS encoding Hydantoin utilization protein A: protein MSKNLIIGIDVGGTNSDLVVLDPARLDAADRGVLAWHKSTTTPDVSVGIENAIKAVLDAPDSRFSKDQIATVTIGTTHFINAVVERDSNRLEKVAVLRLAGPYGRSSPPFSDFPDDLAAIINGYSAVLDGGVQVDGTEIRPLNESEIRQHCHRIRQLGLRTVVVVATFASVDSTHELRTAQIVREEIPGCDVVLSHRISGIGIIERENAAILNAAIKRFGRKIISSFIHAARRNGLDCSILLSQNDGTVLSVQDALEMPVRTFSSGATNSMRGAAILCSQDPAVKGRNVMVCDVGGTTTDVGMLLASGFPRQSATYSYAGGVRINFSMPHVESIGLGGGSIVRHENGRVTVGPDSTGAEIVSKGVLFGGDTVTASDLTIAKMVDEKAKVDNTCLMGDPSRVAGRFGAEFKAEFEKTVASKLESVIDRMKTSPDDIPTIFVGGGSFIAPDSLKGTSKVIKPPFFQVANAIGAALGKMSSEVSEMRHTDGTEKAKQQTVEELTSRAVEACVAKGALRDSVEVVSVVSDALPYVDNVYFFSVKVIGDVDYARAFESTKSLAAVDYAGEEVFKNANAEKCAPATINYETYQPRVENSEWILSPTDIDFIGAGAYILGCGGGGNPNSSVVELKRMITQGAEIKVVTLEEFSRRTGGKGTAPTVGYCGSPTISGERLHGDEMLEAFDIIERWEGKKADGVLLFEIGGGNGLSGLWTAYHKNVPCLDLDLMGRAYPTQWQSLPSVCNDGHGFPYGSLSDGNGLSLLITSAKDDVQMEEIIRDAMYQHGVSCACVGASLDVDRMARETIKNPLSMAWRIGRQVFCARAASDLDNLPQRIIDACGGPDTAQCVFKGKIVSVEKKLQRGYGYGVAELESVDGPKSKIRVPFKNENIVVYEVDEHGGEKALCSVPDLITFVDMDGNAVGTQDYRYGLIVHVIVIAASDQWTTPRAVAVGGPKGFGSAFEKIEYVPVGKYVEPVPVCTEYNVST, encoded by the coding sequence ATGTCCAAAAATCTCATCATTGGCATAGACGTCGGAGGCACAAACTCTGACCTTGTGGTGCTCGACCCTGCGCGGCTGGACGCTGCCGACCGCGGAGTGCTCGCGTGGCACAAGTCAACGACCACGCCGGACGTGTCTGTCGGCATCGAGAATGCCATCAAGGCCGTTCTGGACGCGCCAGACAGCCGGTTCTCAAAAGATCAAATCGCCACCGTCACAATTGGCACCACGCACTTCATCAATGCCGTCGTCGAGCGCGACTCGAACCGGCTCGAAAAAGTGGCCGTGCTGCGTCTCGCAGGGCCGTACGGCAGAAGCTCGCCGCCGTTCAGCGACTTTCCCGACGACCTTGCAGCAATCATCAACGGCTACTCGGCCGTGCTCGACGGCGGTGTGCAGGTGGACGGCACGGAAATCAGGCCGCTAAACGAGTCTGAGATCAGGCAGCACTGCCACCGAATTAGACAACTGGGACTTCGCAccgtcgtcgtcgtggCTACGTTTGCGAGCGTCGACAGCACGCACGAGCTACGTACGGCCCAGATCGTCCGCGAGGAGATTCCTGGCTGCGACGTGGTGCTGTCGCACCGAATTTCCGGCATCGGCATCATCGAGCGCGAGAACGCTGCGATTTTGAACGCCGCGATCAAACGGTTCGGCCGAAAAATTATCTCGTCCTTTATCCACGCAGCCAGACGCAACGGGCTCGACTGCTCGATTCTGCTGTCCCAGAACGATGGCACCGTGCTTTCTGTGCAGGACGCGCTGGAAATGCCCGTGAGAACGTTTTCGTCGGGAGCCACCAACTCGATGCGCGGAGCTGCCATTCTGTGCTCGCAGGATCCTGCCGTCAAAGGCAGAAACGTGATGGTGTGCGATGTCGGGGGAACCACCACCGATGTGGGCATGCTGCTGGCAAGTGGGTTCCCCCGCCAGTCGGCCACGTACTCGTACGCGGGCGGCGTGAGAATCAACTTTTCGATGCCGCATGTGGAAAGCATTGGACTGGGCGGTGGGTCGATTGTGCGGCACGAAAACGGCCGCGTCACTGTTGGCCCAGACTCCACGGGTGCAGAAATCGTCAGCAAGGGTGTTCTGTTTGGCGGAGACACCGTCACGGCGTCTGACTTGACCATTGCAAAAATGGTTGACGAAAAGGCGAAGGTGGACAACACTTGTCTTATGGGAGACCCAAGCAGGGTGGCAGGCCGGTTTGGGGCCGAGTTCAAGgccgagtttgagaaaacCGTGGCATCGAAGCTGGAGAGCGTCATCGACCGCATGAAGACGTCGCCAGACGATATTCCGACCATTTTTGTCGGCGGCGGCTCCTTTATTGCACCAGACAGCCTGAAGGGCACGTCCAAAGTGATCAAGCCGCCGTTCTTCCAGGTTGCAAACGCCATTGGTGCTGCTTTGGGCAAGATGTCGTCCGAAGTGTCAGAGATGAGACACACCGACGGAACGGAAAAAGCTAAGCAGCAGACGGTTGAAGAGCTGACGTCTCGCGCTGTTGAAGCTTGTGTGGCCAAGGGAGCACTTAGAGACTCTGTTGAGGTCGTCAGCGTCGTCTCCGATGCCCTGCCATACGTCGACAACGTGTACTTCTTTTCCGTCAAGGTTATTGGCGACGTTGACTACGCAAGGGCGTTTGAATCGACCAAGTCGCTCGCTGCCGTGGACTACGCGGGTGAGGAGGTATTCAAGAACGCAAATGCCGAAAAGTGTGCCCCGGCTACAATTAATTACGAAACGTACCAGCCACGCGTGGAAAATAGCGAGTGGATACTGTCGCCAACAGACATCGATTTTATTGGTGCTGGAGCGTACATTCTTGGTTGTGGGGGTGGGGGCAACCCCAACAGCTCTGTGGTGGAGCTCAAGCGGATGATCACGCAAGGTGCCGAGATCAAGGTGGTGACTTTGGAGGAGTTCTCGCGGAGAACTGGGGGCAAGGGCACGGCTCCGACCGTTGGCTACTGCGGCTCGCCCACGATCTCAGGCGAACGCTTGCACGGGGACGAGATGCTCGAGGCATTTGATATTATAGAGCGCTGGGAAGGAAAAAAGGCCGACGGCGTGCTGCTCTTTGAAATAGGAGGTGGCAACGGGCTGTCTGGTCTCTGGACGGCGTACCACAAGAACGTCCCATGTCTCGACTTGGATCTCATGGGAAGAGCGTACCCCACGCAATGGCAATCGCTGCCTTCGGTTTGCAACGACGGTCACGGGTTCCCATACGGTTCTCTGTCGGACGGCAACGGTTTGTCGCTTTTGATCACTTCCGCCAAGGACGACGTCCAGATGGAGGAAATTATCAGAGACGCAATGTACCAGCACGGCGTCTCGTGTGCCTGTGTGGGGGCCTCGTTGGACGTGGACAGAATGGCCCGGGAGACGATCAAAAACCCGCTCTCGATGGCCTGGCGAATTGGCCGCCAGGTGTTTTGTGCGCGCGCCGCCTCTGACCTTGACAATCTTCCGCAGAGGATCATTGACGCCTGCGGCGGTCCGGATACCGCCCAGTGCGTTTTCAAGGGCAAGATTGTGtctgtggaaaaaaagctgcaaCGCGGCTACGGCTACGGCGTCGCAGAGCTAGAAAGCGTCGATGgcccaaaatcaaagatCCGCGTCCCGTTCAAGAATGAGAACATTGTTGTTTATGAGGTTGACGAACACGGCGGTGAAAAGGCCCTGTGTTCTGTGCCAGACCTGATCACGTTTGTCGACATGGACGGAAACGCTGTCGGTACGCAGGACTACAGATACGGGCTGATTGTGCACGTAATAGTGATAGCGGCGTCTGACCAGTGGACCACACCAAGGGCGGTGGCTGTGGGCGGACCCAAAGGGTTTGGCAGCGCTTTCGAGAAGATTGAGTACGTCCCGGTCGGCAAGTACGTGGAGCCAGTTCCCGTTTGCACGGAGTATAATGTCTCTACTTAG
- a CDS encoding putative glycosyl hydrolase yields the protein MKNFLVLASFAALLATSNGAAVVKREDVNYEELENYWSYGRSEPVYPSPQISGVDDWAEALNKAKALVDKMTNEEKNNVTYGYSVTTTGCSGMSGSVPRLNFPGLCLQDAGNGVRGTDMVNSYPAGLHVGASWNKGLAYERSLHMGGEFRNKGVNVALGPVTGPVGKIARGGRNWEGFSNDPYLSGALTGETIRGLQESVIACVKHLVAYEQEASRNPQFGLIKGTHNHSISSNVDDKTMHELYMWPFQDAIKAGAGSVMCSYNRINNSYACENSKVMNGLLKEELAFQGFVVSDWDAQHSGIASAESGLDLAMPDSVYWENGTLVEAINNGTMSQSRLDDMATRIVAAWYKLAEIEDPGFGLPYDLTQPHDLVDARDPASADTILQGAVEGHVLLKNKGNALPLNKPKALGLYGYDATVAARNFLMGTSLELWNFGLTNTLTYSNGTNIDVADLWRLFLSSYDPTQSGPDVALNGTYIVGSGSGANTPSYIDAPYDAFVRQAKQDGTWLSWNFIDQNPKVNGGNDACIVFINDASSEGWDRPTLRDDYSDELVKNVASKCSNTIVVVHNAGIRIVDSWIDHENVTALVFAHLPGQDSGQALIDVLYGNQSPSGRLPYTVAKNESDYGSLLDPIVPEGTIDLYYPQDNFTEGLYIDYKHFLKYNITPRYEFGYGLTYTTFDYANISITKQNADTSQFPPEATVVQGGNPTLWDVVATVTCDVTNSGNVTAAEVAQLYVEIPNGPGRVLRGFDKIAISPGETQTFVFDLTRRDLSTWDVENQKWSLQKGDYPIYVGKSVLDIQLTGTLSI from the coding sequence ATGAAGAACTTCCTAGTCTTAGCTTCTTTTGCTGCGCTGCTCGCCACTTCTAACGGCGCCGCAGTCGTCAAGAGAGAGGACGTTAATTACGAGGAACTCGAGAACTACTGGTCCTATGGCCGCTCCGAGCCTGTCTACCCTAGTCCCCAGATTTCTGGCGTCGACGACTGGGCCGAGGCGCTTAACAAGGCCAAGGCGCTTGTCGACAAGATGAccaacgaggagaaaaaCAACGTCACCTACGGCTACTCGGTCACCACGACCGGATGCTCTGGTATGTCGGGCAGTGTTCCCCGGCTCAATTTCCCCGGCCTGTGTCTGCAGGACGCCGGTAACGGTGTCCGTGGCACAGACATGGTCAACTCGTACCCGGCAGGCCTGCATGTGGGGGCCTCCTGGAACAAGGGGCTGGCCTACGAAAGGTCGCTCCACATGGGTGGAGAATTCCGCAACAAGGGCGTCAACGTCGCCCTGGGCCCTGTGACTGGGCCAGTCGGCAAGATCGCCAGGGGCGGTCGTAACTGGGAGGGTTTCTCGAACGACCCTTACTTGTCCGGCGCCTTGACGGGCGAGACCATTCGCGGTCTGCAGGAGTCGGTTATTGCGTGCGTCAAGCACTTGGTGGCCTATGAGCAGGAAGCCAGCAGAAACCCGCAGTTCGGACTGATCAAGGGTACCCACAACCACTCGATCTCTTCCAATGTCGACGACAAAACCATGCACGAGCTTTACATGTGGCCTTTCCAGGATGCAATTAAGGCTGGCGCCGGTTCCGTCATGTGCAGCTACAACAGAATAAATAACTCCTATGCCTGCGAGAATAGCAAGGTGATGAACGGCctgctcaaggaggagcttgctTTCCAGGGCTTTGTGGTTTCTGACTGGGACGCCCAGCACTCTGGCATTGCCAGTGCCGAGTCTGGTCTCGACCTTGCCATGCCTGACTCTGTTTACTGGGAGAACGGCACACTGGTcgaggccatcaacaacGGCACTATGTCACAGAGCAGACTTGACGACATGGCCACCCGTATCGTTGCCGCATGGTACAAACtggccgagatcgaggacCCAGGTTTCGGTCTGCCGTACGACCTGACTCAGCCACACGACCTGGTCGATGCACGTGACCCGGCCTCTGCGGACACAATTCTGCAAGGAGCCGTCGAGGGCCACGTTctgctcaagaacaaggGCAACGCTCTGCCGCTCAACAAGCCAAAGGCCCTCGGCCTGTACGGCTACGACGCCACAGTTGCCGCCAGAAACTTCCTGATGGGCACAAGTCTCGAGCTCTGGAATTTCGGTCTCACCAACACGCTCACCTACTCAAACGGCACCAACATCGACGTCGCCGACCTCTGGAGACTGTTCCTGTCGTCTTACGACCCTACCCAAAGCGGCCCTGACGTTGCCCTGAACGGCACGTACATTGTTGGCTCTGGTTCCGGTGCCAACACGCCTTCCTACATCGATGCTCCGTACGACGCTTTCGTGCGCCAGGCCAAGCAGGACGGTACATGGCTCAGCTGGAACTTCATCGACCAGAATCCAAAGGTCAATGGCGGCAACGACGCATGCATTGTGTTCATCAACGACGCCTCGTCCGAGGGCTGGGATAGACCTACCCTGCGCGACGACTACTctgacgagctggtcaagaaCGTCGCTTCCAAGTGCAGCAACACCATCGTTGTGGTCCACAACGCAGGTATCCGCATTGTGGACAGCTGGATCGACCACGAGAACGTGACTGCCCTGGTGTTTGCTCACTTGCCAGGCCAGGACTCCGGCCAGGCTCTGATCGACGTGTTATACGGCAACCAGTCTCCATCCGGAAGATTGCCATACACTGTGGCCAAAAACGAGTCTGACTACGGCAGTCTGTTGGATCCTATTGTCCCAGAAGGCACCATCGACCTGTACTACCCTCAGGACAACTTCACCGAGGGCCTGTACATCGACTACAAGCACTTCCTCAAGTACAACATTACCCCACGCTACGAGTTCGGCTACGGTCTCACCTACACGACGTTTGACTACGCCAACATCTCGATCACTAAGCAGAATGCAGACACCTCCCAGTTCCCTCCAGAGGCGACTGTCGTCCAGGGTGGTAACCCTACCCTGTGGGATGTGGTTGCCACGGTCACGTGCGACGTCACGAACTCGGGCAACGTCACCGCTGCCGAGGTTGCCCAGCTGTACGTGGAGATTCCTAACGGGCCTGGCCGTGTTCTGCGTGGCTTCGACAAGATCGCCATCAGCCCTGGCGAAACCCAGACGTTTGTGTTCGACCTGACCCGGCGTGACCTGAGCACGTGGGACGTCGAGAACCAGAAATGGTCCCTGCAAAAGGGCGACTACCCGATCTACGTCGGCAAGAGCGTTCTGGACATCCAGCTGACGGGCACCTTGTCTATCTAG
- a CDS encoding dihydroxyacetone kinase isoenzyme I, with product MSSKHFLPKDPFSTVNFALKGAIYENPNLSLLSKERVLFNNNFDSRKVALISGGGSGHEPGWYGFVADGMLTASVQGEIFASPNYRNIQAAEKVVHSEAGTIFLITNYTGDNLYFGMAAQELVNKYGEDKIRILRTTDDVAVPRSKSDRVGRRTLSGITLMAKVLGACADEYHDIDTVYKLGVSVNANIASVNAGLDHVHIPTHDATTDWGQLRQNELELGLGVHNEPGVKRLDYVPANEELVQILLKYILDTTDPERGYFQYEKGDKIVLQLNNLGGVSHFELLAILTETVQQLKRDYGLDITRVYHGHFVTSFNAQIFTLTLFNVTKAATAEFPVEKLFEYLDKPVRASNWPANYYTSLEPIDVQSRVIDDFKHYDEDSSAEKLPTKGDINVNPETLESVIRTAVRNVIAREPELTIWDTKMGDGDCGEGLKIGAEAVLERLEKDRFTESGSLLQTLTSLLKVVKDSMGGTLGAILYIFLQGLTNKLELLLESNEAPLPLVFADAMDYAIENLCNFTKAREGDRTVMDVLIPFCRDFSQSKNLGQAIKVAHTAAEATRKMKPKLGRASYVGIEDNETDFPPDPGAYGVYEIIAALGEGLSH from the coding sequence ATGTCCAGCAAGCACTTCCTGCCAAAAGACCCATTTTCCACGGTTAATTTTGCTCTCAAGGGAGCAATCTACGAAAACCCAAACTTGTCTCTTCTATCCAAGGAACGTGTCCTATTCAACAACAACTTTGACTCCAGAAAGGTTGCTTTAATCTCTGGTGGAGGATCTGGCCATGAACCTGGCTGGTACGGTTTTGTCGCCGACGGCATGCTGACTGCCTCCGTGCAAGGAGAGATTTTTGCTTCTCCAAACTACAGGAACATCCAGGCAGCAGAGAAAGTTGTCCATTCTGAGGCGGGCACAATCTTCTTGATAACCAACTACACGGGGGATAACCTGTACTTTGGCATGGCTGCACAAGAGCTTGTCAACAAGTACGGCGAGGACAAAATCCGCATTTTGCGCACGACAGACGACGTGGCCGTTCCACGATCCAAGAGCGATCGCGTCGGCCGCAGAACGCTCAGCGGGATCACACTCATGGCCAAGGTGCTTGGTGCATGCGCGGACGAGTACCACGACATTGACACCGTATATAAGCTGGGTGTGTCTGTCAACGCCAACATTGCTTCCGTTAACGCGGGGCTCGATCACGTGCACATCCCCACGCACGATGCTACCACCGACTGGGGCCAGCTGAGGCAgaacgagctcgagcttgGGCTCGGCGTGCACAACGAGCCCGGTGTGAAGCGACTCGACTACGTTCCAGCAaacgaggagcttgtgcagATCCTGCTCAAGTACATTCTGGACACGACAGACCCGGAAAGAGGGTATTTCCAGTACGAAAAGGGCGACAAGATCGTTTTacagctcaacaacctgGGTGGAGTGTCGCATTTTGAGCTGCTAGCCATCCTGACCGAGACCGTGCAGCAGTTGAAGCGCGACTATGGCCTGGACATCACCAGGGTCTACCACGGCCACTTTGTGACCAGCTTCAACGCGCAGATATTTACGCTGACACTGTTCAACGTGACCAAGGCGGCTACTGCAGAGTTCCCTGTTGAGAAGTTATTTGAGTATCTCGACAAGCCTGTGCGGGCGTCGAACTGGCCGGCAAATTACTACACCTCATTGGAGCCAATTGACGTCCAGAGCCGTGTGATTGACGACTTTAAGCactacgacgaggactcCTCCGCAGAAAAGTTACCAACTAAAGGAGACATCAATGTAAATCCAGAAACACTGGAATCAGTTATTCGAACAGCTGTTCGCAATGTGATTGCTAGAGAGCCCGAACTGACCATCTGGGACACCAAGATGGGGGATGGCGACTGTGGAGAAGGCCTCAAGATTGGAGCTGAGGCCGTACTAGAGCGTCTGGAAAAGGACCGGTTTACGGAGAGCGGGTCGTTGCTACAGACTCTCACGTCCCTGCTCAAAGTTGTCAAGGACTCGATGGGCGGCACGTTGGGCGCCATTCTGTACATTTTCCTGCAAGGTTTGaccaacaagctggagctgttgctggagaGCAACGAGGCACCGCTGCCACTAGTTTTTGCCGACGCCATGGACTATGCAATTGAGAACCTGTGCAATTTCACAAAAGCGCGCGAGGGCGACCGTACAGTGATGGACGTTCTGATTCCGTTCTGTCGTGATTTTTCGCAGTCGAAAAACCTAGGTCAGGCCATTAAAGTGGCGCACACAGCTGCAGAGGCAACTCGGAAAATGAAGCCCAAACTGGGAAGGGCCAGTTACGTGGGGATCGAGGACAACGAGACAGACTTCCCGCCAGACCCTGGCGCATACGGTGTGTACGAAATTATCGCTGCTCTCGGCGAGGGGCTCAGCCATTGA
- a CDS encoding Ribose/Galactose Isomerase: MTNKKFRVIVGSDTAGYEYKEAIKKDLENNPLIESVTDVGVFGTDKEVAYPLVAIECAERIARGEADRGVLICGTGLGVALSANKVAGIRAVTAHDSFSVERSILSNNCQILCMGQRVIGLQLARRLAKEWFTYTFDETSASAEKVATLLEYEQRHLNKPISD; this comes from the coding sequence ATGACCAACAAAAAATTCAGAGTTATTGTGGGAAGCGATACTGCCGGCTACGAGTATAAGGAAGCCATCAAAAAGGACCTCGAAAACAATCCGTTGATTGAATCTGTCACCGACGTTGGCGTTTTTGGCACAGATAAAGAGGTTGCGTATCCCTTGGTGGCCATCGAGTGTGCTGAGAGAATTGCGCGGGGGGAAGCCGACAGAGGAGTTTTGATCTGTGGCACGGGACTGGGCGTTGCTCTGAGTGCCAATAAAGTGGCAGGGATTCGCGCAGTGACAGCACACGACTCGTTCAGCGTGGAACGGTCGATTCTATCCAATAACTGCCAAATCCTGTGCATGGGACAGCGGGTTATTGGCCTGCAGCTGGCCAGAAGACTAGCTAAGGAGTGGTTCACGTATACGTTTGACGAGACCAGTGCGTCTGCGGAGAAGGTTGCCACGCTACTCGAGTATGAACAGAGACATCTAAATAAGCCTATATCGGACTAG
- a CDS encoding Sugar (and other) transporter has protein sequence MSSDSKTEKAPVQEGYFPTFLGLRGQTLQNTVSVMASVGFLLFGYDQGVMGSLLTLESFRDTFPSIDTIRHADAATMQGFTIAVYEIGCLAGALATLYFGDKLGRLRCIFIGCVVMTIGAILQCTAFSVGHLIVGRIVTGLGNGFNTSTIPMWQAECSKPNKRGKLVMMSGALITGGIALSYWVDFGFYFTKGSVAWRFPVAFQMIFPIIILPFIMKLPESPRWLIKKGHYERARIVFASLDGVSTVDPEVEDQISDVRVSLLEENLEGGNTFTASKLFTQGEHRDFHRMCLGLWAQIFQQITGINLITYYAGTLFESYIGMTAFNSRILAACNGTEYFLASWIPFFLIENVGRRKLMMFGAAGQSITMVMLTVTMYLSGEKGDSHAAIAAAVLLFVFNTFFAIGWLGMTWLYPAEIPPLSIRAPANAVSTAGNWSFNFMVVMITPIAFKNIDYYTYAIFAVINALMVPSVYFLFPETAGRSLEDMDHIFSQCDPWKPWEVVGIARRHPRTHGVGADLRLEHGKVSAENIENATGSTS, from the coding sequence ATGTCTTCCGATAGcaaaacagaaaaagcaCCAGTCCAAGAGGGCTACTTCCCCACGTTTCTGGGTTTGAGAGGCCAAACGCTGCAGAACACGGTCAGTGTGATGGCTTCTGTTGGATTCTTGCTTTTTGGATACGACCAAGGAGTTATGGGCTCTCTTTTGACTCTGGAGTCATTTAGAGACACTTTCCCTTCCATTGACACCATCAGACACGCGGACGCTGCCACTATGCAGGGATTCACGATTGCTGTGTACGAGATAGGGTGTTTGGCCGGTGCTCTTGCGACGCTTTATTTCGGAGACAAGCTCGGCAGATTGCGGTGTATTTTCATCGGCTGCGTCGTGATGACTATTGGAGCCATCTTGCAGTGCACGGCCTTCAGTGTTGGCCATCTTATTGTTGGCAGAATTGTCACCGGTCTCGGAAACGGATTCAACACAAGTACAATTCCCATGTGGCAGGCCGAGTGCTCGAAGCCAAACAAAAGAGGAAAGCTCGTGATGATGTCAGGTGCGCTGATCACGGGAGGCATTGCTCTTTCGTACTGGGTCGATTTCGGGTTCTACTTCACCAAGGGCTCTGTTGCATGGCGGTTCCCTGTGGCTTTCCAGATGATCTTCCCAATTATCATTCTTCCATTCATCATGAAGCTACCAGAATCGCCTAGATggctcatcaaaaaaggTCACTACGAGAGAGCCCGGATCGTGTTTGCAAGCTTGGACGGCGTGTCCACGGTGGACCCTGAAGTCGAGGACCAGATCAGCGACGTGCGTGTCTCGCTGCTCGAGGAGAACCTCGAAGGCGGCAATACGTTCACGGCCAGCAAGCTCTTCACCCAGGGCGAGCACAGAGACTTCCACAGAATGTGTCTTGGTCTTTGGGCgcagattttccagcagatcaCCGGTATCAACTTGATCACGTACTATGCGGGTACGCTTTTCGAGAGCTACATTGGCATGACTGCATTCAACTCACGTATTCTGGCCGCTTGTAACGGAACAGAGTACTTTCTTGCCTCGTGGATTCCGTTCTTTTTGATTGAGAACGTTGGCAGACGGAAATTGATGATGTTTGGTGCCGCAGGTCAGTCCATCACCATGGTCATGCTGACGGTGACCATGTACTTGTCGGGAGAAAAAGGTGACAGCCACGCGGCCATAGCAGCGGCcgtgctgctgtttgtgtTCAACACGTTCTTTGCCATCGGCTGGCTTGGCATGACGTGGCTATATCCGGCCGAAATTCCGCCACTCAGTATCCGGGCCCCAGCAAATGCCGTCTCGACCGCCGGAAACTGGTCATTCAACTTCATGGTCGTGATGATCACGCCTATTGCATTCAAGAACATCGACTACTACACCTACGCGATCTTCGCCGTCATTAACGCGCTGATGGTGCCTAGCGTGTACTTCCTGTTCCCAGAGACTGCGGGCAGGTCGTTGGAGGACATGGACCACATCTTTTCGCAGTGCGACCCATGGAAGCCATGGGAAGTGGTTGGCATTGCCAGAAGACACCCAAGAACGCACGGCGTGGGCGCGGACCTCCGGCTGGAGCACGGCAAGGTCAGCGCCGAAAACATTGAAAACGCTACTGGATCTACCTCGTGA
- a CDS encoding Sorbose reductase SOU1 yields the protein METPSSASMTIPSNQEPFQNPPGPALPARAPDLFSLAGKVCVITGAARGIGLAVAEAYAQSGAQVALWDLDPPVKAAANIADENGVKSKAYGGDVTDPDTVDRIVDEIVADFGTIDVFVANAGVNIPSGNILSELNRDGKRWNRIVDINLNGVFYCSRAVGRVFEKAGKGSLIFTGSMSGHIVNTPIEHSAYNTTKAAVIHLAKSLAVEFRGFARVNSVSPGYIDTGINGYVDPDIRRKWQDEIPLKREGQIKEIVGAYVFFASDASTYATGSDLVVDGGYTIR from the coding sequence ATGGAAACGCCGTCTTCAGCATCAATGACTATCCCCTCAAACCAAGAACCGTTCCAGAACCCACCAGGCCCTGCACTGCCGGCCAGAGCCCCCGACCTCTTCTCCCTAGCAGGCAAGGTGTGTGTAATCACAGGCGCAGCAAGAGGAATCGGATTGGCCGTTGCAGAAGCGTATGCCCAGTCCGGAGCACAAGTTGCCTTGTGGGACCTTGATCCGCCCGTCAAGGCTGCCGCAAACATTGCAGACGAGAACGGTGTGAAATCAAAGGCCTACGGCGGCGACGTCACCGACCCCGACACCGTGGACCGCATTGTGGACGAAATAGTGGCCGATTTCGGCACAATCGATGTTTTTGTTGCCAATGCAGGCGTCAACATCCCTTCTGGCAACATTCTGAGTGAACTCAACAGAGATGGGAAGAGATGGAACAGGATTGTCGACATCAACTTGAACGGGGTGTTCTACTGTTCGAGGGCCGTTGGCCgtgtctttgaaaaagcagGCAAGGGCTCGTTGATTTTTACTGGCTCCATGTCGGGCCACATTGTCAACACTCCGATCGAGCATTCGGCCTACAACACCACCAAGGCCGCTGTGATCCATCTGGCCAAGTCGCTGGCCGTCGAGTTCCGCGGTTTTGCACGGGTCAACTCTGTGTCACCTGGCTACATTGACACGGGCATTAACGGCTACGTGGACCCAGACATTCGTCGCAAATGGCAGGACGAAATCCCGCTAAAAAGAGAGGgccagatcaaggagattgtcGGCGCGTACGTGTTCTTTGCCTCAGACGCCTCGACCTACGCAACCGGCTCCGATCTGGTCGTTGACGGCGGATACACCATTAGATAG